DNA sequence from the Vicia villosa cultivar HV-30 ecotype Madison, WI linkage group LG3, Vvil1.0, whole genome shotgun sequence genome:
AAATGTATTAGATTACTTTGGATAGTAACATGTGTTGTTTATATACAACAGGGCCTAGTGAGTATAAGGACCCAAACTAGCATATATGATAATGGGCCAATAATATCCTATAATAGTGAGCCTAATAGATTTAATACCCCCCCCCCTCAATCTTGGGGCATATAGAGTGTAAACCAAGCTTAGTCAAATTTGTAGAAAAAGGCTTAAGGTCTAAAGGTTTATTAAAAATGTCTGCTAGTTGTTGATGAGAAGGGACCAGTAAGAGACGAAATAATTGTTGTTGCAGCTTTTCATGTACGAAGTGGCAGTCTAATCTGAGGTGTTTTGTGCGTTCATGAAATGAAGAGTTGTTAGTGATGTGGATGGCTGAAgcgttgtcacaatataatgttgCTGGTTGTATGAATGGAATACGTAATTGTGTGAGTAAGTTGGTAAGCCATTGTAGTTCAGAGGTAGTGGACGCCATAGCACGGTATTCTGCTTCAGTTGAGCTTCAAGATAGTGTAggttgtttctttgatttccaggAAATAAGGGAGTCACCAAGGTAGATACAGTATCCCGTGACGGATCTTCGAGTTTCCGGGCAGGTTGCCCAGTCAGAATCTGAAAATGCCTTGAGCTGAAGTGTTGAATTTGTAGGGAATGAGATGCCTTGAGCTGGTGAGATTTTGAGATATCATGGAATCCGTAGGGCTGCTGAATAATGTTGATCAGTTGGTGATTGCATATGCTGGCTAAGTTGTTGAACAGCGTATGAGATGTTTGGGTGTGTTGAGTAGATATATGAGTTCTCCTATCAAACGTCTGTAGGGTGACTGATCTTCTAAAATAGTCCCAGCAGGGGAAGTCAGTCTTGTATCTCGGGTCATAGGGGTTGAAGAAGGTTTGCATACAAGGAGTCCAACATTGTCTAATAAGTCTAAAGTGTATTTTCTTTGGCAGATGTTAATGCCTTTTTTGTTGCATGCAAGCTCAAGCCCCAAAAAATATTTCAAGTGTCCAAGGTCTTTGATGTGAAAATGCTGTTTGAGAATTGCTTTTGTGGAATTGATAATCAATTTGGAATCTCATCACGCCATTATCATCAATTTGGAAGTCACCCCCATTACGTTGGTTAATCATAGCCAACCGATCAACCAACTTCACATCTGATTTCTGGTCGTCTCTAATTTCACCAAGGATAGTGTTAGTTAGCATCAACATTCCCCACATCACACTATTATAAGTCTTTTCCCACACTAAGCTCATATCATAGAACTGCTCAATCAAACTAAGCTCGCGTACCATGAGCATTGACATGTGCAAGGATTTCCTACTCAAGGCATCTGCCACCATATTTGCTTTAACCAAATGATAATTcaatccaaaatcataatccttcaagaattccaaccatctcctctgcctcatattcaaatCCTTTTGATCGAACAAGTACTTTGAACTTGTGATCATTGAACACTTCAAAATTAGAGCCAAGCAGGTAATGTCTCCAAATTTTTGAAGTAAAAACCATAGCTGCTAACTCTAAGTCATGtgtaggataattcctctcatgaaccttTAACTGCCTAGAAGCATAAGCAACCACTTGTCCATTCTGCATAAAAACTCCACGAAGGCCCATCTTAGATGCATTACGGTATACTACAAAAGACGCACCTAGATTAGGCAAAATCAATACTggagaagttgtcaatttcttcttCAGTTCTATAAAACTTTCTTCACACGCGGCATCCCACACATAAGCTTGACCATTGCAAGTCAACTGAGTCAAAGGTAGTGCTAATTTAGAAAAACATTAGATAAATCTACGGTAATAAACTGCTAAacaaagaaaacttctaatctcggTCGCAGACTTCGGAGTCTCCCACTATAATATGACATCAACCTCGGAAAGACCCACCACAATACCACCACTAGAAATTatatggccaagaaaacttacttccttcagACAAAACTCACACTTGAATAGTTTAGCGTAAAGCTTCTTCTCTCTTAACACCTATAACAAAATCCTCAAGTGCTTTGCATGATCTTCTTCGGATTtagaatatatcaaaatatcatcaatgaagacCACTAGAAACTCGTTTAGGTACTCATGAAATATtatgttcatatactccatgaaaacacccgACACATTAGACACACCAAACGGAATCACAGTATACTCATAATGATCGTACCTAGTTCTAAAGGTTGTCTTCGGGATATCATCTGACTTAACACGAATaagatggtaacccgacctcaagtcaatcttaCTGAACACATTATTACCCACTAAtcgatccatcaagtcgtcaattcttggtagcggatacttattcttaatatTCACTTTGTTCAACTGTCGATAGTATATACACAACCTCATATTATTGCCTTTCTTCTTGACTAACAACACAGGAGCACCCCATGGAGAGACACTAGGTcgaacaaacttcttctcaagtaactattccaattgtttcttcaattcACGTAATTCTGAAGCTGACATCCTATAAGGAGCCATCGGCATCAGACTCGTACCTAGAACTAGTTCAATGGTAAAATCTATCTCACGTTCCAGAGGTAAATCACTGATGTCACTAGGAAACACATTTGGAAATTCATAAACAACAAGAAAATCAACACTTGTAGCCTCGCCATCGACTTGCAGTGATGCAAACATAGCAAGTATCACCGCTTCATCCTCGAGTAGCTCTCCCACTTGTTTAGCCGACAAAAACATCAGCCCTCCGTCACCACTAAAGTCAGGAAACATCACAATTTTGGTATAACAAGTGATATGAACATAGTTAAATTCCCACCAGCTCATTCCTAGGATAACATCAATTTGGTGTAGGGGTAAACACGCCAAATCCATCCCAAAACGTTTACCAAAGATAGTTAGGGGGCATCTTGAACAAACATAAGTAGTAGTGACAGAACCACTAGCAGGAGTGTCCATCACCATTTTACCATTCATATCAGGTAATTTTAATTCCAACTTAATAGCATATTCAAGTGAGATAAATGAATGAGTAACACcaatatcaataatagcaattaactCAACATTGTTTATAAAACAAGTAGCTCGAATCAAGTTATCCTTCTTGAAACCATATGATCCACTCAATGCGAACACTCTACCATTAGTTTGAGTAGTAGCTTATTTCCTTGGCTTCTGACACTGGGTACTGATATGACCTTGTTCACCACAATTGAAGCAAGTAGGACCCTCATTCTTACATTCAGGAGCACGACGACCTGTCTTGCCACATTTATAACACCTCATCACTTTGTTCTTCATATTCATTGGAGTGGTGACCTAGATCACCACACTTATAGAACCTAACGGAAGAGagagctcctcccccacttggcttcttccCATCAAAAACCCTTCTGCTTCCCTTTACTAGTTGGGTTAGCATAAGGCTTCCCGAGGTCCTGATTCTTTCCGTTCTTCTTATTCAGACTCTTATAGTATGCCGAATGAGCTTTGTTGCCCTCTTCAAAAATCCTACAATTTTTCACCAATTCATGGAACGACAGATCTGCTGATATCCTACATCTCGCTTAATTTTAGGATGCAAGCCACTTTCGAACTTGATGCACTTAGAAAACTCCCCCATCATCAGCATTGTATTGCGGATAGTGCTTTTCCAACTCTATGAACTTGGAAGCATACGCTACAACAGTCGAGTTCCCTTATTTCAGCTCAGAGAACTCAATCTCCTTCTTACCCCGAAAATCCTCTGGAAAATTCTTCctaagtgtagcaacctgcctaaaaatttaaaaggtttagagtcgccacctattctgaagggcgaataggaaaccctacgcagtttagagatcggggtaagttattataatcaggtcgagggaaggtgttaggcaccctcaaccctttcctattggctttgaatctaaggcaaaggtttatggctaaaatattaggatttaatagctaaagaaatgaaaagggtgaatgGTAAGATATGAACCTGATTAGAATTTGGAggagggggaaaattgagattttttgaggaaggggactcgccttgttgccaagtgcctacgtacctccttagggaggatcagagtctacgtagttcggggtcaaggttgtacgccttatggttgaattttgtgatttgaaattgttttaaaggctttttgaatagcctattcgcagtttgaaattgatttgaatggtgaaagtgttttgaggttggcgtacaaccttgatttaatttgttactgttagatgcggtgatcgatagattcgaccagtatagctaacaggttgaattgtattgctggttactcagatcgatagattcgatcatcgcgggcagcaaattaattgtattttaatttttaaatatttttatctctcgtctaaagcgactgatagtttcaatcgggtcgaggagagaattatgaaAGTAAGTAAGTTATacattaatcatacaattttatttctcgtctaatacgactaatagatttagtcggtttgAGGAGAAATTAAGCTAAGTTGTTAAAAATATAATCAAACAAATTTCAgaagtttatttaaataattaattatcattaaccaaaatttgaagaattaattgatgaattattagaataaaaatgAACAAATTTTAATTAATCACTTACCAATAAACTATTAAACAAATCCAaagttttttaattgaattttatttttttgtttattaccaGGGGGTGCGTTTTATTAAGTGTTAGTAATTTGTAGGGGTGTAATTAGCAAATGGGCTGAGCCCAATTGAATTCCAATCCGTTTAGTTACGATGTGGCGCAGGTTCATGGAGCTAGGATGTATGCTCAGATCTGGAGCGTCAGATCTAGCTCTAAACAGATCAAACAGCCTGCATGTTGTCTGCTATTAGGGTGTGTGATAAGAGGGATTGCACTGAATCATGTTCAGTGGCAGAGCCAGGCAACCATGAGAGGCCACGTAGCGAGGGTCTGACGAGCACACGGGGGAGACATCCCCAACACCCAACAACTCGTTCcattttcttctttctctctctttctacTCTCTCCGTTTCTCTCTCTGAATTCCCTCTCTCACTCTTCATTCTCTCTTTCCTCGAACCAAAACCCAGCATGGTTACAAAACTCACCGCCAACCGCCCACTCACTCGCCGTAAACCCCAACCAACCCAGAACTCCGATGAAGATTCATCGGAATCTTCATCGTCCCCGCCCCAAACCTTCATATGTCCATCGTATTCAATACCCAGAAATCCCCAATAGATGAACCCTAACCTAGCCAAAGAACCCTAACCTTGAATCACAACCCTAAACCCCCAAATTCCCAGACAAACACAGCAATTAAAACATACACTCGGATCTTTTAAGCTAAGTTCGAGATTCGGTTACCTTTTATCTTGTATTCTGGAACGTGTAAGCTCCCCCTCGCTCTAATCTCCTTCTCTCTGTGTATGATTTGCAGGTACGATGACAAAGAACAAGCGTTCTCGTGGCGGCGCTCTAGGGTTTCTTTCTGGAAAAATTTCTCCGACCCCTtctaatttcttttcttcttcttttatagTCTAGGTTTAGATTCAATTAGGAAAACTTAGATTAGATTCTGATTTGTAAATTCATTGTaatattatattgaatccatgaAATTATTATGATTTAATTTTGATTCGCGTTTTAGAAAGATTTGATGTGTTTTTGTTTGATTGAAGATCCGATTCAGCTTCGAGATTGATTGATGTTCATGGGCCTGGGCGAATTCAGATTAGGGTTAGTTTGCTTGGAGAAGGAGCGGCGGCCGTAGCTAGGGTTTGGGCGTAAGGGAAGATGAACAGGATCCGGGTCGTTTTGACCCGGTCCAATCCTGGTTTGTTCTGACCCAAAACCCATGACCCAATACCATATCCAATAACTAGGTTGTTGTGCTGTCACGCTTTTAGCCCAAACACTAATTAGCCCATTAGTCTCAGTAATCTTGATTAAAACAACATAACATCTTAATAAGAATGATTAGTAGAGCTtaataatattaactaataaaGATATTTAAAATAAAGCTAAATTGTCTAAAATATccataatagttaaattaattaaatccatACTAATAATTCCGATATTAATCCCGATATTAATCTTAGTTAAATGttttaatattaatactaataaccGTATGGTTAGTAAATGATAATATTTGACAAATAAACAAAGggtaataaaatgattaaatgaaCCAAATGGGCCCAAAATAAATTGGACCTCAAATATTTACTATCCACACCTCCACTTATTTCAAACTATACGggaattttataggagagcgagtttaataatagatatgtCAAACCCTGTGGCTCCTAATTGTTAACTCCCTTAAAAACGAATTAtgacgggtaaattttggggtatgacagctgcccctatttaattatctgggattgaatggcgtgagaatacgcaggtctcacgcttttcggatcaaagagttattaaataatggaagacccctaaatttacctcgtgcttgagtgtgagtgagaaaaACGTCCTgttaaagcctgagtcttacatagcgaggacctttgttggttgtgtaatcgGCCTGCTATGGCCAGCGagcctccgcagtttgtgaaccccccacttactatagttctagtaagtttccgtagcttgtggaccccaataggattgcttgctataattctagcaagttcacctgcactgacagggttatctgcgaatatcatcacagaatttacctgtttcaccagggttatctgcgagtgttatcgcagaatttacctgtaccaccaatagggttattcgcgagtgttgtagcgaaatttacctatgtcaccagggttatctgcgagtgttatcgcagaatttacctgtaccaccaatagggttatccgcgagtgttgtcgcgaaatttacctatgttatcagggttatctgcgagtgttatcgcagaatttacctgtaccaccaatagggttatccgcgagtgttgtcgcgaaatttacctatgttatcagggttatctgcgagtgttatcgcagaatttacctgtaccaccaatagggttatccgcgagtgttatcgcgaaatttacctatgttatcagggttatctgcgagtgttatcgcagaatttacctgtaccaccaatagggttatccgcgagtgttatcgcgaaattcacctatgtagaattttgttttgtaaatgcgtatgtatCATGCTTATGtgttatgcacatgcccctgttgtttgtataatgcgcatgtatgaatgcttacacatgtgtatgttgtatgtatactgatgaatgtatgcaatgatgtatgtatgataaccccgacacctcatctccttatcacccatctccttatcacccattgcctttgtttaACCTCTTTTGAACTGTTTGTGAGTTCTGGCTCAGTTTGTATTCGAATGACTTGCCGACCCCTTTGTGAAAGGATCAACCTGGGGTAACACCAGTGCAAGGTGTGTGTAGCCTTCCAgagattttgtcttttttttttgcttttgtgttgcaagtttgcaagtttctcatgttaaatccatgttaaagtttataaagataaattatcctttgcaaatggtactaaaattagaaatgaagcgTAGTATGCaaaaaggaaattttattgatattgccttgaattggcgggtgtacagaaatgcgaagaaagaaaatgacaaatagaaatgatattaatactgctgttgcctttttgttatcgagggccccaataatccttcgacttcagaagtagatgattgcacgaccccttatccttcgtagtttgccttcggcttatgtccggtaatcctgcttttgctaggcatagtacttcttgaccgcgtctgagttgattgggtgcggtagctcatccccatccattgtagtgaggactaatgcccctcctgagaacaccgtttttacaatgtatggaccttcgtagttaggtgtccattttccacgggcgtcgagtcgaggtagcagtatcttcttgaggacaatgtcaccttctttgtaggttcgaggtcggaccttcttatcgaacgcttttttcatcctcttctgatagagttgtccatgacacaaagctgtcagtcgcttttcttcaatgagattaagctgatcaaaacgagtttttacccattccgattcttctaactttgtgtcagctatgactcttagtgacgggatctccacttcgattgggaggacaacttccataccgtagactagggagaagggggttgcccctgtagatgtacgcaccgaggttctgtaaccgtgtagggcgaaggggagcatttcgtgccaatccttgtatgttttcaccatcttttgtattatctttttgatatttttgtttgcagcttcgacggcgccgttcattttaggcctgtatggtgaagaattatggtgttcaatcttgaactcctcgcacagctccctcatcatgttattgttcagattcgacccattatcggtgataatcctgcttggaaccccataccgacatatgatattatgcttgatgaaccgagtgactacttgtctcgtcacgttggtgtaagaggtagcttcgacccatttggtgaagtagtctatggcaaccaatataaatcggtgtccattcgaagctttaggttctatcatccctatcatgtcgattccccacattgcaaatggccatggtgaactcagaacgttcaacgggtttggtggtacgtgcaccttgtcagcgtagatctggcacttgtgacatgtccttgcatattggaaacagtcggcctccattgttaaccagtaataccctgctcgcagtatttttctagccattgaatgtccgtttgcatgagttccgaaggttccctcatgtacctccctgataatctccttagcctcgtttttatctacacacctcaacaacactgaatcatagttccttttgtacaGGATGTTTCCACTTAAtaagaacttggatgcaagtctcctcaatgtctttttatcaattgtcgaggcattctccgggtattcttgtttttccaggtactttttaatgtcgtggtaccatggtttgttgtcagactgctcctcaatcgtgagacaataggcaggttcgtcgaagtgtctaacagttatccgtggttcatggtttggccaggtcaccttgaacatagaggagagcgttgctagtgcgtcggctatttgattttcttccctcgggatatgagtaaaagtgatagtatcaaattcagccatcaactccagtataaggtctcggtatgggattagttttgcatctcgagtgtcccattccttgttgacttgatggattaccaatgctgagtctccgtatacatcaaggagtttgatccttaggtcgattgcagcttctaacccaaatatgcatgcttcgtattctgcaatgttgttggtgcagtcgaaacatagtcttgcagtgaagggtaagtgccggtcatcgggagatgtcaatactgcccctatgccatgtcctagtgcatttgaggcaccgtcgaacatgagtttccataccaaacccggttcgggtccctcgtcgggtcctggtatttcatagtctcttactagcataatatcctcatcggggaagtcgaacttcatagattggtattcctcgaggggttggtgagcaagatgttctgccaatacactcccttttattgctttttgagttacatactgtatgtcgtattcggacaacaacatttgccaccttgcaattctacccgtgagtgcctgtttttcgaacacgtattttaaaggatccattctcgatattagccatgtggaatgattcagcatatattgccttagacgtttggaggcccatgctagggcacaacatgtcttttccaatggtgaataccgagattcgcaatccgtgaatttcttactgaggtagtagatagcgtgttctttcctgcctgtttcgtcttgttgccccagtacacaccccatagacctttcgagtactgtgaggtacatgattagtggccttccgggtacaggaggtaagagtataggtggttcttgtaagtagttctttatggtttcgaaggctacttgacaatcatcattccatttgataggttgatccttcctgagtagtttgaatataggctcgcatgtagctgttaggtgtgaaatgaaccttgagatgtatttcaatcgacccaggaaacctcgcacctctttttctgtttttggaacgggcatcgcttgtatggcttttactttgtcaGGATCGACCTCTATACCTcgctggcttacaatgaatcccaacagctttcccgatcttacaccaaacgtacacttgttcgggtttaaccttagcttgtacttctttaagcgttcgaacaacttatgtagatttgtgatgtgctcttcttctgtgccagatttggcaatcatatcatctacatacacttcgacctctttgtgaatcatatcatggaataatgtgaccatggctctttgatatgttgcccctgcatttctcaatccaaaaggcatcactttgtagcagaaggtgccccaagatgtcatgaaggtggtcttttccatatcctcaggggccatcttgatttgattatatccggggaacccatccataaaggagaacaacgaagcttgtgctgtattatccaccaagatatctatatgtggtagtgggaaatcatcttttggacttgctttatttagatccctgtagtctacacacatgcgcaccttcccatctttcttaggaactggcactatgtttgcaatccatggtgggtagtcaactacagcaagaaacccggcatcgaactgtttgagcacctcttccctaatcttactatccatatctggtcgaactcttctgcacttttgcctgaccggcgcacacccttctttgagaggtaacctgtgtaccatgatgtctgtatccaa
Encoded proteins:
- the LOC131659606 gene encoding uncharacterized protein LOC131659606, giving the protein MAQAMPNQPNTAGNEANRKLSTFQRENLPTFKSRHDPDGAQAWIKDIERIFRLLDSSGCRRVFALSGSYGFKKDNLIRATCFINNVELIAIIDIGVTHSFISLEYAIKLELKLPDMNGKMVMDTPASGSVTTTYVCSRCPLTIFGKRFGMDLACLPLHQIDVILGMSWWEFNYVHITCYTKIVMFPDFSGDGGLMFLSAKQVGELLEDEAVILAMFASLQVDGEATSVDFLVVYEFPNVFPSDISDLPLEREIDFTIELVLGTSLMPMAPYRMSASELRELKKQLE